The Cellulomonas sp. S1-8 genome has a window encoding:
- the sufC gene encoding Fe-S cluster assembly ATPase SufC yields MSTLEIRDLHVSVETKEGAKPILRGVDLTINTGETHAIMGPNGSGKSTLAYSLAGHPKYQITSGTVLLDGADVLAMSVDERARAGMFLAMQYPVEVPGVSVSNFLRTAKTAIDGQAPPLRSWVKDMRTAMEDLRMDPTFAERSVNEGFSGGEKKRHEILQMELLKPRFAILDETDSGLDVDALRVVSEGVNRARSTGEVGVLLITHYTRILRYITPDFVHVFVDGRIAEEGGPELAERLENEGYDRFLPAATSA; encoded by the coding sequence TGTCCACCCTGGAGATCCGCGACCTGCACGTCAGCGTCGAGACGAAGGAGGGCGCCAAGCCCATCCTGCGCGGCGTCGACCTCACCATCAACACCGGTGAGACCCACGCCATCATGGGCCCCAACGGGTCCGGCAAGTCCACGCTGGCCTACTCGCTGGCCGGGCACCCGAAGTACCAGATCACGTCCGGCACCGTGCTGCTCGACGGCGCCGACGTGCTGGCGATGAGCGTCGACGAGCGCGCCCGTGCGGGCATGTTCCTCGCGATGCAGTACCCCGTCGAGGTGCCGGGCGTGTCGGTGTCGAACTTCCTGCGGACCGCGAAGACCGCGATCGACGGCCAGGCGCCGCCGCTGCGCTCGTGGGTCAAGGACATGCGCACCGCCATGGAGGACCTGCGCATGGACCCGACGTTCGCCGAGCGCTCGGTCAACGAGGGCTTCTCCGGCGGGGAGAAGAAGCGCCACGAGATCCTGCAGATGGAGCTCCTGAAGCCGCGCTTCGCGATCCTCGACGAGACGGACTCCGGCCTGGACGTCGACGCACTGCGCGTCGTGTCCGAGGGCGTGAACCGCGCGCGGTCCACCGGTGAGGTCGGCGTCCTGCTGATCACGCACTACACGCGGATCCTGCGGTACATCACGCCGGACTTCGTCCACGTCTTCGTCGACGGCCGGATCGCCGAGGAGGGCGGGCCGGAGCTGGCCGAGCGCCTCGAGAACGAGGGCTACGACCGCTTCCTGCCGGCCGCCACGTCCGCCTGA